The genomic region CGTCCAGGGGGACCCGCTTGGTGGTCTCCTCGCCGGAAATTAGGTAGAACGTGCCGAAGACGGCGGCGATGATGATGATAAAGAACCAGTCCTTCTTGCCGATGCGCATGTAGCCCTCCGAAGAATACAATTGCGGCGAGGGTAAACGCGCCGCGCGGAAAATTCAAGCGAAAATTAAAACCATTAGCGGTGGAGAAGATCCGGGAGAACCAAACGGCGGAACACAGAGGTCGCAGAGGCCCACGGAGGTCATAGAGTTTTTTCTGGTAAAGGCAAAAGGCGTCACCACAGAGGAAGCACAGAGGAAGGCGAAAAGTTAAAGTCTTTGGTTATACCCAAAAAAGGTTGTGATTTTCCTGCTTCTGTTTTTCCTCTGCGTCCTCTGTGGTGAGTTCTTTTTAGGTTCAGGACGCGCAGCCGATGGCGCCGTTATGCTGGGGGTGCTCCGGTATCACTACATTCATCCCGCACTGCTCCATCAGCAGGCTCACCATGGCCCGGTTCAGGGCCACCCCCCCGGTTATCACCAGGGTGTCGGAGGGAAAGCGCTTGAGCATGGGCATCACCCGCTTGACCAGGGTCAGGTTGACCCCGGCGCAGAGCCGCTCCGGCGCGTACCCCCGCAGGATCTGCCCGATCAGCTCGCTTTCTCCGAAGATGCCGCAGGTTGCGTCCAGCGCCACCGGATCGGCCGAGTGCGAGGAAAGCTCTTCCAGTGAGACCTCAAGCACGGCGGCCATGTTCTCCAGGTAGCGCCCACTGGAGGCGGCGCACTTGTCGTTCATCACGAAGTCGGTCAGCCGCCCCCCCACCACCTGGGCCACCTTGGTGTCCTGCCCCCCCATGTCGAGCAGGGTGAAGTTGGCGAGTCCGGTCTGGGTGCGTGCACCGGCGACGTGGGCCTTGATCTCCGAGATGACCCGGGCCCCGTGGAGGTTGATGCTGTTCCTGCCGTAGCCGGTAACGGTGATCTCCGCCTCGGCGAGTTCCTCCGCTGTGAAGATGCCGCTCCCCAAAAGGTCCAGCGAGAGCTCATCGTTCACCATGCTGCCGTATTTCTTGTAAAAGGAGATGGTGTCCAGGTCCGCGAGCCTCACGATCTGCACCCCTCGCATCAGTGCGAACTTCGCCTTTCTGCTCCCCAGATCTATTCCTATTTTCAGTTTGTCTGGCACCTGATTGCTCTGCTCCTGTCAGGGTAGTGATTGTGTGCTTTTCTAATTGTTTTTTCGAATTTACGAGGCTTGCGAAACCAAGGCCACATTGTATATTTGGTCACGATGAGGCTTTCCTCTCAGTCACGATCCTCAAGCAGTTCCAGAAACCCTTCCACCCTGATCTTTGTTCTGGCATCGATGGCGCCGGGCTTGTCACCTTCCAGCGTCAGGATCGGAAGCTTGATGCTTTTTCTGAGAACCATGTCCTCTATCTGCCTGAAGCAGAAAGACTGCACGTAATGGATGACGCCATCGACTCGGCGTTTCTCTATCTCGCGCGAGATGTCAGCCAGCCGATGGAAGATGTCATACGGGTAGCTGTATGCCCTGTACTGTTCCACCAGGTCTTCCATCCCGTAGGGCATGGAGAACTGCCGCTGGGTCTCGTTGAACACCACCCTGGCGCCGACCTCCTCAAGGAAGCTGTAAAGGCCTGATATGATGGGGGGCACCCCGAGGAAAGCGAGCCTCAGGCGCTCCTGGCGCGGCGGACGGGCGGTCGCTGCGGAGAGAAAGGCGTCCACCTCGGCCTCGAAGGCATCAGGGTCGCCGTTCATGTCCGAGGTGCAGACCTGGAAGTAATGGTTTTCCTCGCCGGTCACCTTGTCTTCCTGCCAGGAGAGGCGGTCTATTTCGTGAATCTTGGTGCGGATCCGGTCCAGGCGCTTTTTCGCCTGGCCCACCTGGTCCCAGTCCACGCCGAACTGCCCCATGAGCTTTTCTATCTCCGCCTTGAGCGGCGCAGCCTCGCGCCCGGCCGGATAGGCGAAGGGGTAGACGCGCACGCCGTTCAGGGAGAGGACCTCCATGAGTGCCTTGGTGTAGCTGCAGTCACCCTCGGTTACGGCGATCAGTTCGGTGACGCCGCTTTGCACAACGGCTCCGTAGATCCCCTTGATCCAGGCGCAGACGTTCCTTGGAAAGCCGGTGAGTTCTGCATCTTCGATGAGCGACGCGCTGTCGTGGTGGGTGATGAAGACGTTGTTCAGGTCGATGGGGACCACGCCCGCCGCGATCAACACCTCGAGCGGGATGGTGGTGGTAAAGCCTACTCTGCGCAAAAGCCTACTCCGTCTTGATGAAGTTGAGGTAGATGAGCACCGCCCCTATGGCGAGGCCTCCGAAGGCGAAAGGAAGGGTGGAGGAGACCGAGAGGGTGTCCCCTTCGGCCGGCAGGGTGTAGCGCAGCAAAAGCAGCAGCGAAACAGCGGCGAAAAGTAGGGAGAGCACGAACTTCGAGCGCACCACGATGGCGTAGAAGGCGACGATCAGGAACATGCCGATGATCCATGGATTCCCCATCGCGCTTTTCACGGTGAGGTTTTTTATGAAATGCACCAGGTTCGCGGTCTCGAAGGGGGCCAGCGTCTCGACGGTCTTTTGAACGACTGCTTCTTTATCCATTTCGGATCTCCTAACAAAGGCTAGATTATAAGCAAATTGGCTGATTTGGCAAGAAGTTAAAGAGGGCGGGCCCCCTAGCCTAATCACTTGGCATACCGGAGTCGACTACTGGCTCGCCGCCGGCAGAAAGGAGAACGTAACTATGGAAGGTCTCAAGGCGACACCGCTGCAAGCGCACCACGAGGGGCTCAAGGCGCTTATGGCTCCCTTCGGTGGGTGGCTTATGCCGATCCAGTACGAGGGAATCCTTGCCGAACACAGGTGGTGCCGCGAGAAAGCGGCGCTGTTCGACATCTGCCACATGGGCGAGTTCCGGTACAGGGGGGATATCCAGGCTGGCGGCCTGGAAGACGTCTTCACCTTCTCGGTGAAGGGGATCCCGGTCGGCCGCTCGCGCTACGGATTTCTGCTGAACGCGTCGGGGGGGGTGATCGACGACCTGATAGTCTTCAGGCTGGCGGAGGACGAGGTGATGATCGTGGTAAACGCCGCGACCGCCCCCAACGACTTCAAGGTGATCTCCTCGCGTCTGAAGAACCCGGCGCTTTTGGTCGACATCTCCGCGCAGACGGGGAAGCTGGACCTCCAGGGGCCACTCTCCCGCGAGGTGCTGGTGGAGCATCTGGGCGGCGACCTCGGCGCGCTTCCCTTCTTCAAGTTCATAAGGACCCGCGTGCTTGGGGCGGATGCCATCGTGAGCCGGACGGGGTACACAGGCGAACTGGGCTACGAGATCTTTCTCCCCAGCGGCAAGACGGCGGAACTGTGGGAGCTCCTGCTCAAGGACCCGAGGGTTGCTCCTGCCGGGCTGGGCGCTCGCGACCTGTTGCGGCTGGAGATGGGGTACTCCCTGTACGGAAACGACATCGACGAGGAAACCTCGCCGCTTGCCGCGGGACTCACCGGGTTCGTCAACCTGGACAAGGAATTTATCGGCAAGGATGCGCTTTTGAGGGAACGGGAAAAGGGGCCGGAAAAGGTGAAGATCGCATTCCGCGTCGACTCCCGCCGTTCCCCGCGCCACTACTACGAGATCCTGCAGCAGGGAACGCCGGTCGGGATGGTGACCAGCGGGGCCTTCTCTCCGATGCTTTCCTGTGGCATCGGTATGGGATACGTGAAGCCGGAGGCGGCCGCGCTCGGGACCAGGCTCACCATCAAGCACGAGCGGGTGGAGATGGAGGCCCAGGTGGTAGAGCTTCCCTTCTACACCGGGGGCTCGCTTAGGGCATAGCTATTCCCCCCTCCCAGCCTCCCCCTCCAGGAGGAGGGGAGCCCGCAGTTGTTCCAATGCTTTGTTGCAGGCAGGCGGAGCAGAGTGGAGCTAAGAGGGGAAGGAGAACTACCCTTTATCCGAACACAAAAAAACGGAGGATCACCAGATGGCAAAGTTCTTCACCAAGGAGCACGAGTGGGTAGAGATGGACGGGGCGCAGGCGATCGTCGGCATCAGCGAACACGCGGCCCACGAGCTGGGGGACATCACCTTCGTGGAGCTTCCGAAAATCGGCAAGAGCGTGAAGCAGTTCGACACCCTCGCGGGGATCGAATCGGTCAAGGCCGCAAGCGACATCTACGCGCCGGTTTCCGGCAAGGTGGTCCAGGTGAACGACAAGCTGGAGGACGCCCCGGAGCTGGTGAACCAGGGGGCCGAGAGCGAAGGGTGGATCTGCAGGCTCGAAGGGGTGGACGCCTCCGAGCTCGCCGCGCTCCTGGACGCCGCGGCGTACGCCAAATACCTCGAAGGGCTATAGGGATGGGATACTGTCCCAACACACCAGACGAGATCCGGGAGATGCTCGCCGTGATCGGCGCGGGCAGCATCGAGGAGCTCTTCGCTCCCATCCCGGCGGAGTTGCGCGCCAAGTCCTTCGACCTTCCCCCAGGCATGTCCGAGTTCGAGCTGATGCGGATCATGAGGGAGAAGGCCGCGGCAGGTGGGGCGGAGATCGTTCCTTTCATCGGCTGCGGCATCTACGACCACATCATACCGGCGGCGGTGGACCACCTCTCCTCGCGCGCCGAGTTCTACACCGCCTACACCCCCTACCAGCCGGAGTGCTCGCAAGGGACACTGCAGGCCCTATTCGAATACCAAAGCGCGATCTGCAGGCTGACCGGGATGGAGGCCTCCAATGCCTCGCTCTACGACGGCGGAACAGCGGTGGCGGAGGCGGCCCTCATGTCGCTCCGCATCACCGAGCGGAACCGCGTAATCCTGGATGCCTCGGTAAATCCGCTGCACCGCGAGATCGTGACCGGTTACCTGCACGGGCTGTCGGCGGAGGCGGTCGAGGTGGCGCCGGACGGCTGCAGCTCGGACCTGAAAAGCCTCATCGACTCCATCGACGAGGAGACTGCCGCGGTCATCGTGCAGAACCCCAACTTCTTCGGGAGCGTGCAGGACTTCTCGGAACTCGCCTCGAAGGCGCACGAAAAGGGAGCGCTCCTCATCGTCTCCAGCTATCCCATCGCCCTGGGCCTTGTGGCAAGTCCTGGCGAGACGGGAGCCGACATCGCGGTCGGTGACGGTCAGAGCCTTGGCAACGCGCTCTCCTTCGGTGGCCCCTATTTCGGGTTCATCGCCACGCGCAAGCGCTTCATCCGCAACCTTCCCGGCAGGATCGTGGGAGAGACGATCGACAACCAGGGCCGCCGCGGGTACGTGTTGACCCTGCAGGCGCGCGAACAGCACATCAAAAGGCACAAGGCCACCTCCAACATCTGCAGCAACCAGAGCCTGTGCGCGCTGCGCGGCCTGATATTCTGCGCCTCGCTGGGAAGAAAGGGTTTCGAGGAGCTGGCAGTTTTGAACTACGACAAGGCTCAGTACGCGAAGTCCTGCCTCACCTCCCTCAAGGGAGTCACCCTCATGAACACCGGGACCACATTCAACGAGTTCACCCTGTCGCTTCCGATGGACGCGGCGCCGGTGGTGGAAAAGCTTCTCGCGTCGGGAGTCGCGGCGGGCGTGCCGCTGGGACAGTACTACCCGGGCCTGGACGAGGCGCTGGTTGTGACGGTAACGGAGAAACGGAGCAGGGCGGAGATCGACCGCCTGGCAGCTCTCCTGGAGGAGGCGCTATGCAGCTGATATTCGAGAAATCTGTACCGGGGCGCAGCGGGGTGCGGGTTCCCCTCTCCGACGTCCCGAAAGCCTCCCCCTTCCCCGATGCACTCCGGCGCAAGGAGCCGGTCCTGCTGCCGGAGGTGAGCGAGCTGGACCTGGTGCGGCATTACACCTCCCTTTCCCGGAGAAACTTCTCCGTGGACACCAACTTCTACCCCCTGGGCTCCTGCACCATGAAGTACAACACCAAGGTGACCGAGAACGCGGGGGGGCTCTTCGCCGGATGTCACCCGGTCCTGCCGCTGCTTCCCGGCGGCGAGCGGCTGGTGCAGGGACCTCTCTCACTCATCCACGGCCTGGAGCAGCAACTGGCCGAGATAACCGGCATGGACGAGGTGACCACGCAGCCGTTGGCGGGGGCGCACGGCGAGATGACCGGGATCATGGTGATTTCCGCCTACCACAAGGCGCGCGGAGATCAGAAGCGGAAGTACGTAATCGTTCCCGACTCTTCCCACGGCACCAACCCGGCCAGCGCCGCCATGGCGGGGTACGAGATCGTCACCATACCGACCGCTCCCTACGGCGACATGGATCTGGATCAGTTCAAGAACGCCATGAACGACGAGGTGGCGGCGGTGATGATGACCTGCCCCAACACGCTGGGGCTCTTCAACCCGCACATCGCCGAGATCTGCGACATAGCCCACCAGGCCGGGGCGCTCACTTACTACGACGGTGCCAACCTCAACGCGATCCTTGGGAAGGTGCGCCCGGGCGACGTCGGCTTCGATGTCATCCACGTGAACCTGCACAAGACCTTCGGCACCCCGCACGGCGGTGGAGGCCCGGGGAGCGGTCCCGTGGGGGTGAAAAAGGGACTGATCCCCTACCTCCCCACTCCGCGCGTGCAGCGCACGGAGGACGGGAGCTTCGTAGTCGAGGCGCATCCCGAGGGGATCGGGCGGGTCTCGGACTTCTTCGGGAATTTCGCCATCATGGCGCGCGCCTACGCCTACATCACTCTCTTGGGGCGCGAGGGGCTGATCGAGGTGAGCGAACACGCGGTGTTGAACGCCAACTACATCATGGCCCGGCTCAAGGATGAGTACGAGCTTCCCTTCGAGCAGACCTGCATGCACGAGTGCGTCTTCTCGGCTAGCCGTCAACTGAAGGAAGGGGTGCACGCCATCGACATCGCCAAGTACCTGATCGACCGCGGGTTCCATCCTCCCACCGTATATTTCCCATTGAACGTCAAGGAGGCGATCATGATTGAGCCGACCGAGACGGAAAGCAAGCAGACCATGGACCTCTTCATCGACGTGATGCTGGAGGCGGCAAGGCTTGCCAGGGAGAACCCGGAAGCACTGCACCAGGCGCCGGTGACCACCCCCGTGGGGCGGCTCGATGAGACACGGGCGGCCAGGGCGCAGCAGGTCTGCTGCGAGTAAAGACAAAAGCAGAACCGGGAACCATTGGCCACGGAGAAAATCTGAGGAGATCTGAGATTCCCTTTGATTTATCCGTGGCTGTTTTGTTAGATAGGTTCCGGGTTTTCTCAGAAGTTCTCAGATTTCTCCGTGGCCAATGTTTTGAGGTTTTATCTTTATGATTTCCTGGCGTCTGATCGATACCGGCCCTCTCGATGGTCCCGCCAACATGGCCTTGGACGAGGCGCTGCTCAACTGCTTCGACAAGGAGCGCTCGCAGCCGCTCTTAAGGCTCTACGGCTGGGATCCCCCCGCGCTCTCGGTGGGGCGCTTCCAGGATGTGGCGGCCTCATTGAAGCTGGAGCTCTGCCAGGAGGAAAAAGTGCCGGTGGTGCGCCGCATGACCGGCGGCGGCATCATCTACCACGCCCAGGAACTGACCTACAGCATCGTCTGCGCCCCTGGACATATCGGCGGGGCGGCGGGGGTGAAGGAGGGCTTCCGCAGACTCTGCGCCTTTTTGCTGGGGACTTACGGAAAGCTCGGGCTCGAAGCCAGCTTCGCCGTCGACCTGAACCCGGACGAGGAGCGCCTGGGGGCGCGCACCGCTTTCTGCTTTGCCGGCAAGGAGGAGTTCGACATCGTGGTGCGGGGGCGCAAGATCGGCGGCAACGCCCAGCGCCGGGTGAACGGCGCCATCCTGCAGCACGGCTCCATCCCGCTGGTGAGCCGGGTGCAGCACGGGCTTCGCTACCTCAAAGAGCCAGCTCCCGGGGCCGCAGGCGCCGTGAGCCTCACGGAGTTAGGCATAGCCGTCGAGCAGCCGCAGTTGAAGCAGGCGCTGGTGGAATCGTTCGAGGAACGCCTGGGGGTGACCCTCGAGCCGCAGCTCCCCACCGAGGCGGAACTGGACGCCGCGGCGCTACTGGAAACCCGGAAGTATAGAAGTGGCAGCTGGAACCTTGAAGGCCGTGTATAGCCTTCCTTTTGCTCTAGTATCCGCTGTGCCCCCCCGTTTTCCTGCCCCTCCTTTGAAGTCCGCATCTCCCCGGCCCGTGCCATGTGGCCGCTCTCTTGCATTAATGAAGGAAGATCGTTAAAGTCGAGATGGCCAGGCGCCGTAAGGTAACGAGAGCCCATTTTAGGAAAGGAAGCCCCTCATGCCACGTTTTACCCGTCTGATACTGGGCGTCCTGCTGCTGATCGCTTCGGCCCAGCCCTGCCTTGCCGGCTCGAAGCCGGTGGTCTTCTTCGGGATCAACCTCCGCTACAGTCCGAGGACCATGTACGCCCGCTATCAGCCCCTCATGGATTACCTCACGGAGAACACGCCCTACCGATTCGAGCTCCTGATCAGCCGTGACTACCGCCAGGCGCTCAACGATCTGAAAGACGGGCGGGTCCTGATCAGCTCACTCGGCGACGGGGCTTTCGTGGAAGCGATGCTGCTTTACGGCGCGGTCCCGATTGTTAAGCCCTTGAACCATGACGGCAAACCTTTTTACCGGGCGGCGATCGTGGTGCCTCGCGATTCTCATGCCCAGCGCATCACTGACCTCAAGAACAAGCGTTTCGCTTTTGGTTCCCACCATTCCATCACCGGTAACCTCTTGCCGCGCTACATGCTGGAGCGGGGAGGGGTGAGCGTCTCCGGACTCGAATATCGGGCGAGCCTGAAAAACCACGACGCGGTCACCAAGGCGATCCTGAAGGGGCAGTACGACGCCGGTTCGGTGAAGGAGGTTTTCGCCGGCAGGTATTGGCAGTACGGGCTGCGGGTGCTGGCGTTTTCCGATCCCATCCCGTCGGTGCCGCTGGTGGTGCGCCCCGACATACCGCCGCCGGTTAGGGACGCGGTTGTCGCCGCGCTCCTGAAGCTGGACCGGCGCAACCCCGCGCACCGAGAGATCATGTCGCGATGGGACGACGAGTTCCAGCACGGTTTCGCCCCGGCCTCGGCCACCGACTACCGCGAGCAGATCTGGATGTTCCAGTCCATCCCCTTCGGCTGCGGGTCGGGGTGTCACCGATGAGAAAAGGGATCAGCTTCGGCCTTAAGGCCAAGTTTATGCTGGTGTCCACCTTCCTCGTGGCGCTCACGTCCATCACCTGGGGGGGATGGTTCTGGTTAAACGAGAGCGAGCATCTCATGGAAAGGCTCGAGGCGAACGGGCGGCTCCTGCTGGATTCGATCCAGCCTCCCATCATCGACGCGATCCTTTACGAGAGGCTGGGGGTCGTCGAGGAGAACGCTGGACTGCTGGACAACTTCATCGAGCAGATCGTGGAAAACCGCGAGCTGCAGGTAGTCTACGCCTTCATCACGGACACCAACGGCAAGGTCCTTGCCCACAGCGACTACCGGGAGTTCGGCAAGACGTACCGTGACCCGCTCACCACGGCCGCTCTCCGCCGCCACGAGTTCTACGGCCACACCGCCCGCCTCCCCTCAGGGGAGATCTACGACATGGCGATGCCGCTACAGGTGGCGGGGAAAAGCTGGGGGGCGCTGCGGGTCGGCGTGTCACTGGCCCAGGTGGAAAAGGAGAAAGAGCTCATGGCACGCGAGATCATCATGTTCTCGGTGCTCTTTTTCCTGATCGGCAACGTGGTCTTCTATGTGGTGGGCCTCACCATGTCCCGACCTCTTCTCAAGCTCTCCCAGGCGATGTCGGAGGTCAACCATCACTCCCTGGACGCCGTCCCCCTCTCACAGCACATGCATCGAAACGACGAGATCGGAAAGCTGCAGCAGAGCTTCAGCGAGATGCTGCAGCGGTTGAAGAAGGCCGAGCAGGAGCGGCAGGTGGCGTTAGCGCGGCTGATGCAGAATGAAAAGATGGCAACTGTCGGCAAGCTGGTGGCAGGCGTAGCGCACGAGATCAATAACCCGCTCATGGTGATGTCGACGAGCCTTTTTCACCTGGAGAAGAAGGTGCAGCCCGAACTGGTCAAGTACATCTCTCACCATAAGGAGGGGGTCCAGCGCATAGAGGGCATAGTGCGCCAGTTGACCGACTTCAGCAGGGCCGGGAGCCTTGACCTGCAGCGCGTGACGAGCGACCGGTTCTTTGAGGAAGCCGCCGGCTTCGCTACCCTTGCAATCAAGAAGTTCCCGGTAAGGTTCCAAAGCAGCAACAGCGCCGGTGCGACCTTGCTCTTAATCGACAAAGGGAAGATGCACCAGGTGGTGCTTAACCTGCTGTTGAACGCGGCGGACGCTTCCCCCGAGGGAGGGGTGGTGCAATTGCTTGCCTATCTGGAGGACGGCAACTATTGCCTGGCCGTCCACGACCAGGGCGCAGGGGTCAACCCCGGCGACGAGGAGCAGATCTTCGAACTTTTCTACACCACCAAGCCCGGGGGGGAGGGAAGCGGCATCGGCCTTGCT from Citrifermentans bremense harbors:
- the phnD gene encoding phosphate/phosphite/phosphonate ABC transporter substrate-binding protein; translation: MPRFTRLILGVLLLIASAQPCLAGSKPVVFFGINLRYSPRTMYARYQPLMDYLTENTPYRFELLISRDYRQALNDLKDGRVLISSLGDGAFVEAMLLYGAVPIVKPLNHDGKPFYRAAIVVPRDSHAQRITDLKNKRFAFGSHHSITGNLLPRYMLERGGVSVSGLEYRASLKNHDAVTKAILKGQYDAGSVKEVFAGRYWQYGLRVLAFSDPIPSVPLVVRPDIPPPVRDAVVAALLKLDRRNPAHREIMSRWDDEFQHGFAPASATDYREQIWMFQSIPFGCGSGCHR
- a CDS encoding lipoate--protein ligase family protein; the encoded protein is MISWRLIDTGPLDGPANMALDEALLNCFDKERSQPLLRLYGWDPPALSVGRFQDVAASLKLELCQEEKVPVVRRMTGGGIIYHAQELTYSIVCAPGHIGGAAGVKEGFRRLCAFLLGTYGKLGLEASFAVDLNPDEERLGARTAFCFAGKEEFDIVVRGRKIGGNAQRRVNGAILQHGSIPLVSRVQHGLRYLKEPAPGAAGAVSLTELGIAVEQPQLKQALVESFEERLGVTLEPQLPTEAELDAAALLETRKYRSGSWNLEGRV
- the gcvH gene encoding glycine cleavage system protein GcvH — encoded protein: MAKFFTKEHEWVEMDGAQAIVGISEHAAHELGDITFVELPKIGKSVKQFDTLAGIESVKAASDIYAPVSGKVVQVNDKLEDAPELVNQGAESEGWICRLEGVDASELAALLDAAAYAKYLEGL
- the gcvPA gene encoding aminomethyl-transferring glycine dehydrogenase subunit GcvPA yields the protein MGYCPNTPDEIREMLAVIGAGSIEELFAPIPAELRAKSFDLPPGMSEFELMRIMREKAAAGGAEIVPFIGCGIYDHIIPAAVDHLSSRAEFYTAYTPYQPECSQGTLQALFEYQSAICRLTGMEASNASLYDGGTAVAEAALMSLRITERNRVILDASVNPLHREIVTGYLHGLSAEAVEVAPDGCSSDLKSLIDSIDEETAAVIVQNPNFFGSVQDFSELASKAHEKGALLIVSSYPIALGLVASPGETGADIAVGDGQSLGNALSFGGPYFGFIATRKRFIRNLPGRIVGETIDNQGRRGYVLTLQAREQHIKRHKATSNICSNQSLCALRGLIFCASLGRKGFEELAVLNYDKAQYAKSCLTSLKGVTLMNTGTTFNEFTLSLPMDAAPVVEKLLASGVAAGVPLGQYYPGLDEALVVTVTEKRSRAEIDRLAALLEEALCS
- a CDS encoding ATP-binding protein, yielding MRKGISFGLKAKFMLVSTFLVALTSITWGGWFWLNESEHLMERLEANGRLLLDSIQPPIIDAILYERLGVVEENAGLLDNFIEQIVENRELQVVYAFITDTNGKVLAHSDYREFGKTYRDPLTTAALRRHEFYGHTARLPSGEIYDMAMPLQVAGKSWGALRVGVSLAQVEKEKELMAREIIMFSVLFFLIGNVVFYVVGLTMSRPLLKLSQAMSEVNHHSLDAVPLSQHMHRNDEIGKLQQSFSEMLQRLKKAEQERQVALARLMQNEKMATVGKLVAGVAHEINNPLMVMSTSLFHLEKKVQPELVKYISHHKEGVQRIEGIVRQLTDFSRAGSLDLQRVTSDRFFEEAAGFATLAIKKFPVRFQSSNSAGATLLLIDKGKMHQVVLNLLLNAADASPEGGVVQLLAYLEDGNYCLAVHDQGAGVNPGDEEQIFELFYTTKPGGEGSGIGLAISKSIVEMHRGKITCESRPGDTTFLIRIPLQKEPDHG
- a CDS encoding acyl-CoA dehydratase activase, translated to MPDKLKIGIDLGSRKAKFALMRGVQIVRLADLDTISFYKKYGSMVNDELSLDLLGSGIFTAEELAEAEITVTGYGRNSINLHGARVISEIKAHVAGARTQTGLANFTLLDMGGQDTKVAQVVGGRLTDFVMNDKCAASSGRYLENMAAVLEVSLEELSSHSADPVALDATCGIFGESELIGQILRGYAPERLCAGVNLTLVKRVMPMLKRFPSDTLVITGGVALNRAMVSLLMEQCGMNVVIPEHPQHNGAIGCAS
- the gcvT gene encoding glycine cleavage system aminomethyltransferase GcvT; protein product: MEGLKATPLQAHHEGLKALMAPFGGWLMPIQYEGILAEHRWCREKAALFDICHMGEFRYRGDIQAGGLEDVFTFSVKGIPVGRSRYGFLLNASGGVIDDLIVFRLAEDEVMIVVNAATAPNDFKVISSRLKNPALLVDISAQTGKLDLQGPLSREVLVEHLGGDLGALPFFKFIRTRVLGADAIVSRTGYTGELGYEIFLPSGKTAELWELLLKDPRVAPAGLGARDLLRLEMGYSLYGNDIDEETSPLAAGLTGFVNLDKEFIGKDALLREREKGPEKVKIAFRVDSRRSPRHYYEILQQGTPVGMVTSGAFSPMLSCGIGMGYVKPEAAALGTRLTIKHERVEMEAQVVELPFYTGGSLRA
- the gcvPB gene encoding aminomethyl-transferring glycine dehydrogenase subunit GcvPB; translation: MQLIFEKSVPGRSGVRVPLSDVPKASPFPDALRRKEPVLLPEVSELDLVRHYTSLSRRNFSVDTNFYPLGSCTMKYNTKVTENAGGLFAGCHPVLPLLPGGERLVQGPLSLIHGLEQQLAEITGMDEVTTQPLAGAHGEMTGIMVISAYHKARGDQKRKYVIVPDSSHGTNPASAAMAGYEIVTIPTAPYGDMDLDQFKNAMNDEVAAVMMTCPNTLGLFNPHIAEICDIAHQAGALTYYDGANLNAILGKVRPGDVGFDVIHVNLHKTFGTPHGGGGPGSGPVGVKKGLIPYLPTPRVQRTEDGSFVVEAHPEGIGRVSDFFGNFAIMARAYAYITLLGREGLIEVSEHAVLNANYIMARLKDEYELPFEQTCMHECVFSASRQLKEGVHAIDIAKYLIDRGFHPPTVYFPLNVKEAIMIEPTETESKQTMDLFIDVMLEAARLARENPEALHQAPVTTPVGRLDETRAARAQQVCCE
- a CDS encoding 2-hydroxyacyl-CoA dehydratase family protein, which produces MRRVGFTTTIPLEVLIAAGVVPIDLNNVFITHHDSASLIEDAELTGFPRNVCAWIKGIYGAVVQSGVTELIAVTEGDCSYTKALMEVLSLNGVRVYPFAYPAGREAAPLKAEIEKLMGQFGVDWDQVGQAKKRLDRIRTKIHEIDRLSWQEDKVTGEENHYFQVCTSDMNGDPDAFEAEVDAFLSAATARPPRQERLRLAFLGVPPIISGLYSFLEEVGARVVFNETQRQFSMPYGMEDLVEQYRAYSYPYDIFHRLADISREIEKRRVDGVIHYVQSFCFRQIEDMVLRKSIKLPILTLEGDKPGAIDARTKIRVEGFLELLEDRD